Within the Mycobacterium gordonae genome, the region AGCCATCAGAATCACCCCGGCGGCCCCGCCGCGTCGTGCGGTCCTTCACGCAACGGAATGCGCAGCGACTTCTGTGCATCGTCCCAGAATGCACCAGTCACGCCGACTCTGCCTTCGACCACCTCGCGGATGAGCAGCGACCGGTCTCCGGCGGGGTTGCGTTGCTTCAACAGCAGTCCGCCGCTGCGCGGGCCCCGCAGCGGGATAAGCCAGAGGTCGTCGTCGCGAAGCACGGCGACCACCGCGTCGGACGGGAACCGGCTGGCGGCCAGCGAGGCGTCGAGGCGCAGGTAGCCGTCGGCGGTGAATTCCACGGTGACTTCGGTTTCAGGCGTGGGGCGCAGGTCGGCGAGGTACTCGGTCTCGATCCGGTCGATGACGAGTTCCATTGCGGCCGCAACGGGTTCGGACAGATCCGCACCGAGTTCGACGCCGGCCACCTCGATGAGATAGACGGCGATGTCGGTCGGGCAGTCCTCACCGAGTGCCCAGCGGGCGAAGGCGATGGCGTGATCCCACCGGAACGAGTGCGTGTGCAAACCCTGCAACGGCGGCAAGTCCTCCAGCTGCTCGCCCGGCACCTTGAAGACGGTGCCGGGTGCCGAACCGGTGGCCGCGGCGTCGACGATCACGACCCGCCGCGCACCCCGCATCTGAAACGCCACGTCCATGCCGGCCGTGCCACCATCGACCAGGCGCGCCCCCTCTGGGACACCCCGTTCCCACAGGTGCCGGATCAGGACCGGCCCGACGCCGTCGTCACCGCGCAGCAGGTTGCCGCAACCGACCAACAACACCTCGCACCCCGGAGGTTCAGCGAGGCTCGCCGGAGTCGGCCCGGGGGCCGGCGCAGGCGAGGCGAAGCTGGAACCTCCGAATGACCCCGGAGGTTCGAGATCGGTTGCGTCGTCGGCAGATCCGAGGCTGCAGTCGTAGGCAGTCAGGATCACACCATCCCGTTGATCACGAACTTCGACAACTCGCGTCCGGTCTTGCCGTCGTAGGCGTGCACGGTGCACACCAGGCACGAATCGAAGCTACGCGCCACGTGGCCCAGCTCCACCGGGTCCTCCGGGTCGACGATCGGCGAGCCGACCAGCGCGCTCTCGATCGGGCCGAGGACCTGTGAGCTGTCCCGGGGCCCGATGTTCCAGGCGGTCGGAGTCACGACTTGGTAGTTCTTGATCTTGTTGTCTTCCAGCATAATCCAGTCTGAGAGTGCGCCACGGGCGGCCTCGGTGGAGCCGAAGCCCATGCCTTCGGCGTGCTCGATGGGCTTGGAGTAGAAGCTCTCCTTGAGGTTCAGCTGGTCCAGCCACTCGCGGGTCCACTTGTAGTACTTCGGTCCCTCGTGCATGCGGGCGAGCTGGCGGACCATCACGCTGGGCCCGATCTTGTTGTACATGTCGACGAACAGCGGGTCGTTGTCCTGGTGCGCGGCGGCGTTGGGTCCGCCGGCGGCCATCCGACGTGCCAGCGGGCCGGCCTCCAGCGGGATGTTGCCCAGGTCGCCGACGGCGTAGCGCGGAGACTTGGCCCAGCTGTACTTGCCCTGTTTGCGGCCCTGTTCGGGGTCGATCGGGATGGTCTCCCCCTCGAACGGGTGTAGCGGACGGCTGCCCTCGTAGAACGAGTGCGTGACGTCCTCGCGCACGTTGGCCTGGTCGAACTCGTACCACTGACCTTTGGCGTACACCCCGGAGCGGCCGATGAGCGCGGCATTGCGCCCGGCAATGGTGGGGTTCTCGTAGAGCGACGGGTCGAAGTAGGTGCCGGTGGAGATGTAGTTGCCCACGCCGGCGCCGTACTTGTCCAGGCCGACGTCCAGGCAGTAGCGGATGAAGAAGCCGCAGTCGCTGTTGTACTGCGATTCGTTTTCGTCCACCCAGGCCAGCACGTCTTCCCAGGTCTTGTTCTCCAGCCAGCGATCGATGCTACAGCCCAGCCAGCGGGCCTCCAGCCAATTGTCCTTCCAGTGCTCCAGGATCGAGATGGAGCGGGTGACGTCGGAAAGCGTTGGTGCGCACATCACTCCGCCGGGCACCATGAAGCTCGAGTGCGGCCATTGACCTCCGAAGATCGCGTACACCTCGACCGGCTTGTTCGAAAGCACCACGCCCGGTTGATAACTCGTACCGACGTAGGGGGCGAAGCGGCGCACCGCCTCGTCGTACAGCTTGGACTTAGCGTAGTTCTTATTGGTCAGGTCGATGGCGAACAGCGCGTAGAAGTAGCGCGGAATCGACTGCAGGGTCTCGCACGCCTGACAGATGTTGCGCACCAGGGTGGCGTTGGGCGGCATATGGGTCCGCCAGGCCGTGTCCAGCGCGTATGCGGACTTGTACAGGTGACTGCCACCGCAGATGCCGCAGATGCGCGGACATACGATGAGGCCGGCCTGCGGGTCCTTGCCCCGCAGGATGAT harbors:
- a CDS encoding hydrogenase maturation protease — its product is MVGCGNLLRGDDGVGPVLIRHLWERGVPEGARLVDGGTAGMDVAFQMRGARRVVIVDAAATGSAPGTVFKVPGEQLEDLPPLQGLHTHSFRWDHAIAFARWALGEDCPTDIAVYLIEVAGVELGADLSEPVAAAMELVIDRIETEYLADLRPTPETEVTVEFTADGYLRLDASLAASRFPSDAVVAVLRDDDLWLIPLRGPRSGGLLLKQRNPAGDRSLLIREVVEGRVGVTGAFWDDAQKSLRIPLREGPHDAAGPPG
- a CDS encoding nickel-dependent hydrogenase large subunit, yielding MTALDLYVSPLGRVEGDLDVRVTVEDGVVTSAWTEAAMFRGFEIILRGKDPQAGLIVCPRICGICGGSHLYKSAYALDTAWRTHMPPNATLVRNICQACETLQSIPRYFYALFAIDLTNKNYAKSKLYDEAVRRFAPYVGTSYQPGVVLSNKPVEVYAIFGGQWPHSSFMVPGGVMCAPTLSDVTRSISILEHWKDNWLEARWLGCSIDRWLENKTWEDVLAWVDENESQYNSDCGFFIRYCLDVGLDKYGAGVGNYISTGTYFDPSLYENPTIAGRNAALIGRSGVYAKGQWYEFDQANVREDVTHSFYEGSRPLHPFEGETIPIDPEQGRKQGKYSWAKSPRYAVGDLGNIPLEAGPLARRMAAGGPNAAAHQDNDPLFVDMYNKIGPSVMVRQLARMHEGPKYYKWTREWLDQLNLKESFYSKPIEHAEGMGFGSTEAARGALSDWIMLEDNKIKNYQVVTPTAWNIGPRDSSQVLGPIESALVGSPIVDPEDPVELGHVARSFDSCLVCTVHAYDGKTGRELSKFVINGMV